TTGGAAGACTGCTCCTTTTTAAGCAAACGCCGCTTTTCGAATGCATTGAGAATGCTGAGAATAAAATCCGTGGGTTGATAGATAAAATCCTCAATATCGCCGGGATATTTGGTGCAATACCACATGGCGCCGGCCTCAATCAGGCGATTGGCAAAATCGAAATCCGTGATGTTAACCGTCATTTTGGTGATTACAATAATCTGAAGCGTGGCATCCACCTCTTTAATTTTACGGATCAAATTTTCGCCCGTAATGCCGCCCAGCAACTGATAGTCCATGATGACCACATCAAAATAATTAGGCGATTTTTTCAACGCCTCCAGCGCAGATTGCCCGTCGGCAACAATCTTTTTAATACGAATTTGATCGGATAACGGCGCAATCGTTTTCTGTACGCGTTTGACGTCATATTCCTCGTCTTCAATTAACAGAATATTTATTTTTTGATTAAATTGCATGTTGTGTCCCCTCATTCTTTTCATGTGTGCCAGGCGCCTTACGGCTTATTTTACCAAAAGGAATAAAAATGATGAAACTCGCTCCGCCTGCTGAACTATTTTCCGCCGAAATCTTCCATCCGCAGCGCAAAGCGATCTGATACGACAGATAGCATCCATAGCCCGTTCGGCGCCCCTCTTCTTTGGTAGAAATATTCTCCAGAAACAGGCGCTGAATGCCGTCTGCTTCCTTGCCCAGTAAATCCTCTCTAATTCCTTTTCCATTATCGCTAATCCGAATGCTCCCCAATTGGTTTTGCGCATCGTAATGCGATTGAATTTCAACATGGATGGTCTCAACCTTGCTGTGATCAATCGCATTTTGAATGAGCGGCTCGATAATTTCCCACACCACAAACTCATTGATATTGACCAGCGGAAGGCGATCATCAAGTTTTAACGTAAACTGAACCGCCTCGCTTTGACTGGAAGTTCTTTGAAAAATAGCATCCACAATAAAACGAATGACGCCGTTCAAATCGGTTTTGAATATCGGACTTCGAATGGTTTGTAAGGGCGGATCGTACCACTTCATATCGTAAATAACGCGGCTGATAAAATTGGCGTACTGGCTGATTCGATGACGAATATCCTCAAAATTATTTGGATTCAGGTTGCGCAGGTCTTCTTTAATAAAACCCATTATCTTTTCTGCTTTATGATGTGTGTGATAAATCCTTTTGGTAAACAACGCCTCTTTTTGATGCGCAATATGTTCTTTAATATATCTTTCCCGTTCTTTAAATAACAACTGTTGCGCTTCATCTCTTTCGCGGACGGTATAAGCCGAAATATAAAACATGGCCAGCAAACCAAAAAGAATTAAAGCCGAAAAAATCAATGCCGTTTCATCATAATTGGACGTAATTTGAGTCGTAATAAAACCGAAGTCCGGTTTTATGCGCATGAAAAGCGCGCCAAAATATTCGCCCCGCGGAACCAGAGGTACAAAAACCTTGTAAACCTGGCCTTCTTCCAGACTTAAAATTTGCTCTTTCCGGCGGATATTTTCCTCCAGCTCTTTGTAAAGCCCAATGGCCTCGTCGTGCACGTGTTCGGTCTGCAACAATCGGGGATTATCCAGATAAAAAAAATCAAACAAAGACTGACCGTTATCAATGGCATAGTACTGGCCCTCAATTTCGCCCAATAAACAAACTTCCTGAATATTGCGTTGAAGAATTTGTTGGGAAAAGATGATATTAAACGCCTGGATTAACTCGCGACGTTCCTCCGCGCTGTATGTTTTTTTAGTCGGATTGGTCTCCATCAACAGTTCGATAGATGTCGATGTTAAATTAGCTATTTTCTCGGCCGAATCCAGCTTGTACCAATTTTCGGTTTGATCAATTAAATGATGCAACGAAACTTTATTGATGTAAGAAACAAGCAACTGAAAGAAAATAAGCACCATAAACAAAACGGCCAGATGCTTCCATTCAAAATGATACTTTTTAAATTGTTCGAATAATTTACGTTTCATCATCTCTTTCAATTAATATTGGTCCTGTGAGAATTAATCTCTTTTTCTGCCATTTCCAGTGCCTGCTCAATTCCAACTTCATTTTTCAACGCCTGATGAAAATAAAACGACAAAATATCGGAAACGCGCGTGTAATCGCTGCGCATGGGCCGATGCTGCCCATTTTGCAACAAACGGTAATGCAATGCCAGCCGGGGAAAACGAGCCAGAAAGACGGAATCCTGATAAACCGCTTTTAAAGCCGGTAAATAGTGCCCGGAACTAAAAAGCAATTTTTGATTCTCGGCCTCCTGTAAAAACTTTATAAATTGGATCGCCTCATCCTTGTGTTGCGAATTCTCCGAAACCATCAGATTCCACCCACCGTAAATAGCCCGGGCGCTTTTCGTTCTAAAATAAGGGACAGGCGCAACGCCAATTCGCACATTTTTTTGCGTCTGCTGATTATATTCCTGCACGCTAAATTCAAACCCCGGCCACCCTCGAACAAAATAGCCGTCATGCTGCAAAAGATAATTATAACACTCCACTTCATCGAAACCGGTAACAACCGACGGAGTCAGTCGATCTCTGTGAATCAGATGGTGCAGATGTTGCAAAGCGGCGACAATTTCGGGCTTATGCAGATCTATTGAATCCGCTAAAAAAGTAGCGGCAATCTGTTCGGGCGTAAGCAATTCGTAAAAAACACACATCAACCCCTCAAAATTATT
This sequence is a window from Caldithrix abyssi DSM 13497. Protein-coding genes within it:
- a CDS encoding ATP-binding protein is translated as MMKRKLFEQFKKYHFEWKHLAVLFMVLIFFQLLVSYINKVSLHHLIDQTENWYKLDSAEKIANLTSTSIELLMETNPTKKTYSAEERRELIQAFNIIFSQQILQRNIQEVCLLGEIEGQYYAIDNGQSLFDFFYLDNPRLLQTEHVHDEAIGLYKELEENIRRKEQILSLEEGQVYKVFVPLVPRGEYFGALFMRIKPDFGFITTQITSNYDETALIFSALILFGLLAMFYISAYTVRERDEAQQLLFKERERYIKEHIAHQKEALFTKRIYHTHHKAEKIMGFIKEDLRNLNPNNFEDIRHRISQYANFISRVIYDMKWYDPPLQTIRSPIFKTDLNGVIRFIVDAIFQRTSSQSEAVQFTLKLDDRLPLVNINEFVVWEIIEPLIQNAIDHSKVETIHVEIQSHYDAQNQLGSIRISDNGKGIREDLLGKEADGIQRLFLENISTKEEGRRTGYGCYLSYQIALRCGWKISAENSSAGGASFIIFIPFGKISRKAPGTHEKNEGTQHAI
- a CDS encoding extracellular solute-binding protein, encoding MLNLKKNRSLWFWLTVAGFFVLFFYFYVLSFSPLPEQDVVKLYYVDNISATHQLLIDRFNKQYAGQIEVVPVNLPFSKFSTNERKEILARSLRSKSEKIDVFAVDIIWTQRFSRWSLALDPYFSEKWKQKFLQQSLRTCFYQNKLMAAPLYLDVGLLYYRDDLLQKLPDYEAIKRKLDQRMSWEEFLALGKRLSESGRPVFLFPANNFEGLMCVFYELLTPEQIAATFLADSIDLHKPEIVAALQHLHHLIHRDRLTPSVVTGFDEVECYNYLLQHDGYFVRGWPGFEFSVQEYNQQTQKNVRIGVAPVPYFRTKSARAIYGGWNLMVSENSQHKDEAIQFIKFLQEAENQKLLFSSGHYLPALKAVYQDSVFLARFPRLALHYRLLQNGQHRPMRSDYTRVSDILSFYFHQALKNEVGIEQALEMAEKEINSHRTNIN